A stretch of the Polyangiaceae bacterium genome encodes the following:
- a CDS encoding aspartate kinase, with product MALVVQKYGGTSVGSLDRMKVVAERALACQRQGNDVVLIVSAMSGETNRLLGLAHQVSPTPEMRELDALAATGEQVSAALVAMTIHAQGGKARSLLGHQVNIQTDAAFTKARINTIEGSKVRSTLDKGQIAVVAGFQGVDPEGNITTLGRGGSDTSAVAVAAAIKADVCEIYTDVDGVYTTDPNICPSARKIDRISYEEMLELASLGAKVLQIRSVELAMKYGVPIHVRSSFNDNPGTMVTNEEGLEAVVVAGVAYDKGEAKVQLINVPDRPGIVAAVFGSLAERNVSVDMIIQSPSREGGTTTDVTFTVAKTDLARCKDLIEEKARQLGGAAVEYDPDIVKVSIVGLGMRSHAGVASQMFSLLAAEGINIQAISTSEIKVSCLIHSKYTELAVRTLHDGFGLDKGPGTGGQH from the coding sequence GTGGCTCTCGTCGTCCAGAAGTACGGAGGCACCTCGGTCGGCAGCCTCGACCGCATGAAGGTCGTGGCGGAGCGCGCCCTCGCGTGCCAACGCCAGGGCAACGACGTGGTCCTGATCGTCAGCGCCATGAGCGGCGAGACCAACCGCCTGCTCGGCCTGGCCCACCAGGTGAGCCCCACCCCGGAGATGCGCGAGCTGGACGCGCTGGCGGCGACCGGCGAGCAGGTCAGCGCAGCGCTGGTCGCCATGACCATCCACGCCCAGGGCGGCAAGGCGCGCAGCCTGCTCGGCCACCAGGTCAACATCCAGACGGACGCCGCGTTCACCAAGGCGCGCATCAACACCATCGAGGGCAGCAAGGTCCGGAGCACGCTCGACAAGGGGCAGATCGCCGTGGTCGCGGGCTTCCAGGGCGTGGACCCCGAGGGCAACATCACCACGCTCGGGCGCGGCGGCTCGGACACGTCGGCGGTGGCGGTGGCCGCGGCCATCAAGGCGGACGTCTGCGAGATCTACACGGACGTGGACGGGGTCTACACCACCGATCCGAACATCTGCCCGTCGGCCCGCAAGATCGACCGCATCAGCTACGAGGAGATGCTCGAGCTGGCCTCCCTCGGCGCCAAGGTGCTCCAGATCCGCTCGGTCGAGCTCGCCATGAAATACGGAGTGCCGATCCACGTGCGCTCCTCCTTCAACGACAACCCGGGAACCATGGTCACCAACGAAGAAGGCCTCGAGGCAGTGGTCGTCGCCGGCGTCGCCTACGACAAGGGCGAAGCCAAGGTGCAGCTCATCAACGTGCCGGATCGCCCCGGCATCGTCGCGGCCGTGTTCGGCTCCCTCGCGGAGCGCAACGTGTCCGTGGACATGATCATCCAGAGCCCGTCCCGGGAAGGCGGCACGACCACGGACGTGACCTTCACCGTGGCCAAGACGGATCTCGCCCGCTGCAAGGATCTGATCGAGGAGAAGGCCCGCCAGCTCGGCGGCGCCGCGGTCGAGTACGACCCCGACATCGTCAAGGTCAGCATCGTGGGGCTCGGCATGCGCTCGCACGCCGGCGTGGCTTCGCAGATGTTCAGCCTGCTCGCGGCCGAGGGCATCAACATCCAGGCCATCAGCACCAGCGAGATCAAGGTCAGCTGCCTGATCCACTCGAAGTACACGGAGCTCGCCGTGCGGACACTGCACGACGGCTTCGGCCTGGACAAGGGGCCCGGGACGGGCGGGCAGCACTGA
- a CDS encoding nucleotidyltransferase family protein — MLVGIVLAAGRSSRLGSPKALAVLDGETFVARAITALRDGGCDQICVVVAPPHAALIEAELSGVAVLHNPNPERGMLSSLQVGLAFAAREPELEAVLFSLLDHPRVRAQTVQELVASHRAAPRRALRPVFGGRGGHPVLLSLDAIRDLLAAPDTASPRDVLGALGDLPVDDPGVVDDVDVPADLAALESERR, encoded by the coding sequence GTGCTCGTCGGCATCGTGCTCGCTGCTGGGCGCTCCTCGCGCCTGGGCTCTCCCAAAGCGCTCGCGGTCCTCGACGGTGAGACCTTCGTCGCGCGCGCCATCACGGCGCTCCGCGACGGCGGCTGTGACCAGATCTGCGTCGTGGTGGCGCCGCCCCACGCCGCGCTGATCGAAGCCGAGCTGTCTGGCGTCGCCGTGCTGCACAACCCGAACCCCGAGCGCGGCATGCTGAGCTCGTTGCAGGTCGGGTTGGCGTTCGCCGCGCGTGAGCCTGAGCTCGAAGCGGTGCTCTTCTCACTGCTCGACCACCCGCGCGTGCGTGCCCAGACGGTACAAGAGCTCGTCGCGAGCCATCGCGCCGCCCCGCGCCGCGCGCTGCGCCCAGTGTTCGGCGGACGGGGCGGGCACCCGGTGCTCCTGTCGCTGGATGCGATTCGCGATCTGCTGGCGGCTCCGGACACGGCGTCCCCCCGCGACGTGCTCGGCGCGCTCGGGGATCTGCCGGTGGACGACCCCGGCGTGGTGGACGACGTGGACGTCCCGGCCGATCTCGCGGCGCTCGAGTCAGAGCGGCGTTGA
- a CDS encoding PilZ domain-containing protein, whose translation MQSLSFAPRTVRRTTRIPCQVVRLRDFNLVADVIENVSPDGLLVGPADVVLTGEPVIVSFQLPGIRDYIDAEAVVARVVHGRRPGETRRGLGLELTAISPFSKLLLSAYLKRLPPIPPAYRHGFGRLGELARLAG comes from the coding sequence ATGCAAAGCCTCAGCTTCGCCCCCCGGACGGTGCGCCGCACCACCCGCATCCCGTGTCAGGTCGTGCGCTTGCGCGACTTCAACCTGGTCGCCGACGTGATCGAGAACGTCTCCCCGGACGGGCTCCTGGTCGGGCCGGCCGACGTCGTCCTGACGGGCGAGCCCGTCATCGTCTCGTTCCAGCTCCCCGGGATCCGCGACTACATCGACGCCGAGGCCGTCGTCGCGCGGGTGGTTCACGGGCGCCGCCCCGGTGAGACCCGGCGCGGGCTCGGCCTGGAGCTGACGGCCATCTCGCCGTTCTCCAAGCTCTTGCTCTCGGCCTATCTGAAGCGGCTCCCGCCCATCCCGCCGGCGTATCGCCACGGGTTCGGGCGGCTGGGCGAGCTGGCCCGCCTGGCCGGCTGA
- a CDS encoding EAL domain-containing protein, with protein sequence MTDLIAAGHWREQHRRFVSKPKLHWTVNPTRADAGADVSVRDLTRGEMKVAFQPIVDLDTGMTFALEALARCQRPGLESPMVLFTKASEQRASGRLGRLIREVAFTEVSSLPLFVNIHPEELSERWLIQPDDPLGFHSPPVFLEITEAAAFTHFDLCSKVLMELCARTGAHLVVDDFGAGYSNIQRILDLEPGVVKLDLALIRNIHQKPRQQAVVRHMVALCTDLGCKVVAEGIEILDELLAVRDLGVHYGQGYLLAKPAFSPPEVNWPSQMGRVMVLSHGNKRSLEPPASSRRRSPTMPAAAPKPSSLTAGRVVVEQVVFVSRSEELRPKLRPSLDQLPRKTSASKPPARRSVKPSKPPSMGPKSRGSRAPAPISSRRPPRKSKAPPR encoded by the coding sequence GTGACGGATCTCATTGCCGCCGGGCACTGGCGGGAGCAACATCGGCGCTTCGTGTCGAAGCCGAAGCTGCACTGGACCGTGAACCCTACCCGGGCTGACGCCGGCGCCGATGTCAGCGTCCGCGACCTGACCCGGGGTGAGATGAAGGTCGCGTTCCAGCCCATCGTGGACCTGGACACGGGGATGACCTTCGCGCTCGAAGCGCTGGCGCGCTGCCAGCGGCCGGGGCTCGAGTCGCCCATGGTGCTGTTCACCAAGGCGAGCGAGCAGCGGGCGTCCGGGCGACTCGGTCGGCTGATCCGCGAGGTCGCGTTCACGGAAGTCTCGAGCTTGCCGCTGTTCGTCAACATCCACCCGGAGGAGCTGAGCGAGCGCTGGCTGATCCAGCCCGACGACCCCCTCGGCTTTCACTCTCCGCCGGTGTTCCTGGAGATCACCGAAGCGGCCGCGTTCACCCACTTCGATCTGTGCTCGAAGGTGTTGATGGAGCTCTGCGCGCGCACCGGCGCGCACCTGGTGGTGGATGATTTCGGCGCTGGCTACTCCAACATCCAGCGCATCTTGGACCTCGAGCCCGGGGTCGTGAAGCTCGACCTTGCCCTGATCCGCAACATCCACCAGAAGCCGCGCCAGCAGGCGGTGGTGCGCCACATGGTGGCTTTGTGTACGGATCTGGGCTGCAAGGTCGTGGCCGAGGGCATCGAGATCCTGGACGAGCTCTTGGCCGTGCGCGACCTCGGCGTTCACTACGGGCAGGGCTACCTCTTGGCCAAGCCGGCGTTCTCGCCGCCGGAGGTCAACTGGCCGAGTCAGATGGGCCGGGTCATGGTGCTGTCGCACGGGAACAAGCGCTCGCTCGAGCCGCCGGCGTCCTCCCGGCGCCGCTCGCCGACGATGCCGGCGGCCGCGCCCAAGCCGTCCTCGCTCACCGCCGGCCGGGTGGTCGTCGAGCAAGTGGTGTTCGTCTCTCGGAGCGAGGAGCTGCGTCCGAAGCTACGGCCCAGCCTGGACCAGCTGCCGCGCAAGACGAGCGCGAGCAAGCCCCCGGCGCGTCGTTCGGTCAAGCCGTCCAAGCCGCCTTCCATGGGTCCGAAGAGCCGCGGCAGCCGCGCGCCGGCGCCCATCTCTTCGCGCCGGCCGCCGCGCAAGAGCAAGGCTCCGCCACGGTGA
- a CDS encoding DUF922 domain-containing protein, whose product MNREANAAANRIVEEYKAKDKAYDKETRHGATQGARFP is encoded by the coding sequence ATGAACCGCGAGGCGAACGCCGCCGCGAACCGCATCGTCGAAGAGTACAAGGCCAAAGACAAAGCCTACGACAAGGAGACGCGGCACGGCGCGACCCAGGGCGCGCGGTTTCCGTGA
- a CDS encoding ATP-binding protein, whose product MQGFKNLLDVDVRFGPFTCFIGENGVGKSNLFDVINFLRLLMDVPIPEAITRMREAEGRIADVTSVFTSFDDYHAGELRITAEMILERSVEDDFGTTAEASISSARYEIAFSRDESQPGGIILTHESLSPIRVGDAKHMGFRAATEFKSSVVTGRRSGPFLSTTDNAAHIHQEGHQGRVRQVPLSRTSRAIIQGATAEFPTLLAARREMQSWRSLMLEPSAMRAPSEYTGPQRIDHRGGHLAGTLERLRRLKGKDALSEIANRLAELLPEVRQVRVEDDKRFQTYTVQVQGADGVFHSARALSDGTLRFLVLATLLEDPEAKGTLCLEEPENGIHPDRVAPMVRLLKDFAVDPSLPVDDENPLRQVIVNTHSPLVFREVDPNDVVFLEGVERAQGRGRVARVEVPEHTWRAQSTPHVPPAKLRRWDQMEFHFDNAAAQ is encoded by the coding sequence GTGCAAGGCTTCAAGAACCTGCTGGATGTCGATGTCCGCTTTGGTCCGTTCACGTGCTTCATCGGCGAGAACGGCGTCGGCAAGTCTAATTTGTTCGACGTCATCAACTTCCTGCGACTGCTCATGGACGTACCCATTCCGGAAGCCATCACGCGCATGCGTGAAGCGGAAGGACGCATCGCCGACGTGACCTCAGTGTTCACCAGCTTCGATGACTACCATGCCGGCGAGCTGAGGATCACCGCCGAGATGATCCTGGAACGTTCCGTCGAGGATGACTTCGGGACGACGGCCGAAGCGAGCATCTCGAGCGCTCGCTACGAGATCGCGTTCTCGCGCGACGAAAGCCAACCCGGCGGGATTATCCTGACCCACGAGAGCCTTTCGCCGATCAGGGTCGGGGACGCCAAGCACATGGGGTTCAGGGCTGCGACGGAGTTCAAGTCCAGCGTCGTCACCGGGAGGAGGAGCGGACCGTTCCTTTCGACGACGGACAATGCCGCGCACATCCACCAAGAAGGACACCAGGGCCGAGTCAGGCAGGTGCCACTTTCTCGAACCTCCCGCGCGATCATCCAAGGCGCCACCGCAGAGTTTCCAACCCTCCTCGCCGCACGCCGGGAGATGCAGTCGTGGCGCTCGCTCATGCTCGAGCCATCAGCCATGCGCGCCCCGTCGGAATACACGGGCCCTCAGCGAATCGATCATCGTGGGGGGCATTTGGCCGGCACGCTCGAACGACTGCGGAGACTGAAGGGCAAAGACGCCCTCAGTGAGATCGCGAACCGGCTCGCGGAGCTTCTGCCGGAAGTCCGGCAGGTTCGCGTGGAGGATGACAAGCGATTTCAGACGTACACCGTCCAAGTGCAAGGCGCAGATGGGGTATTCCACTCCGCCAGAGCGCTCAGCGACGGAACGCTTCGGTTCCTGGTCCTGGCCACACTGCTCGAAGATCCGGAGGCGAAAGGGACCCTGTGCCTCGAAGAGCCCGAGAACGGCATTCACCCGGACAGAGTCGCTCCGATGGTCAGGCTCCTGAAGGACTTCGCGGTCGATCCCAGCCTACCAGTCGACGACGAGAACCCGTTGCGCCAAGTGATCGTCAACACGCACTCGCCGTTGGTTTTCAGGGAGGTCGACCCCAACGACGTCGTCTTCCTAGAGGGCGTGGAGCGTGCCCAAGGGCGCGGGCGCGTCGCGCGAGTGGAGGTCCCCGAGCACACGTGGCGCGCGCAATCCACACCCCACGTGCCACCGGCGAAGCTCCGTCGATGGGACCAGATGGAGTTCCACTTCGACAACGCAGCTGCCCAGTGA
- a CDS encoding DUF922 domain-containing Zn-dependent protease, with product MSESKSNTGCIVAAILGGVGCLGAVFVVGVAAALMFVTRAAPVPVATAAPPPVGTEAPPAIESEPEPPVDEPDAGDLPSGVSVETKHEDYTIRGASAEALRSDLARLGPKDQEGSHHAYTRWHVRWSYPYERNAGSCATGKVSVSVAVTFIMPKWEPPADAPAELVQRWQKYEKALERHENGHKEHGLGAASDVLRKLEKLDAEPDCDSMNREANAAANRIVEEYKAKDKAYDKETRHGATQGARFP from the coding sequence ATGTCGGAGTCGAAGAGCAACACCGGCTGCATCGTCGCCGCGATCCTGGGCGGGGTGGGCTGCCTGGGCGCGGTCTTCGTGGTCGGGGTCGCTGCCGCGCTGATGTTCGTGACCCGAGCGGCCCCGGTGCCGGTGGCCACCGCGGCGCCTCCTCCGGTCGGAACCGAAGCGCCGCCGGCCATCGAGAGCGAGCCCGAGCCGCCCGTCGATGAGCCCGACGCGGGGGACCTGCCCTCCGGCGTCAGCGTCGAGACGAAGCACGAGGACTACACCATTCGCGGCGCGAGCGCCGAGGCGCTCCGGAGCGATCTGGCTCGCCTCGGCCCGAAGGACCAGGAAGGCAGTCACCACGCGTACACGCGCTGGCACGTGCGCTGGTCGTATCCCTACGAGCGCAACGCCGGCTCGTGCGCCACGGGCAAGGTCAGCGTCTCGGTCGCGGTCACGTTCATCATGCCAAAGTGGGAGCCCCCGGCCGACGCGCCGGCCGAGCTGGTACAGCGCTGGCAGAAGTACGAGAAGGCGCTCGAGCGTCACGAGAACGGGCACAAGGAGCACGGGCTCGGCGCGGCGAGCGACGTGCTCCGAAAGCTCGAGAAGCTGGACGCCGAGCCGGATTGCGACTCCATGAACCGCGAGGCGAACGCCGCCGCGAACCGCATCGTCGAAGAGTACAAGGCCAAAGACAAAGCCTACGACAAGGAGACGCGGCACGGCGCGACCCAGGGCGCGCGGTTTCCGTGA
- a CDS encoding FAD binding domain-containing protein, translated as MLRLPQFSVESPTTLDAALALLAEHAGRALPIAGGTDLLPNLKHRIAEPELLVSLANVKELYGIRLEDDGSLVIGAMTPLDQLASHPEVVARAPALAQAAGIVASPQIRRMGTLGGNVMLDTRCRYINQTHFWRQALGFCLKKDGSVCHVVAGGKKCVAAASNDTAPALMSLGGELRFQSAAGERRTKIDELWKTDGIFNKRSGLDELLVSVRVPKQHAGHRGAYGKLRERGSFDFPQLGIAVRVDLDGGSVADADVCVVALQARPLHIKDVAATLSGTKPGEKSFADAVAKVAERAYQQCHPMPNVPGDPEYRREMVPVYVRRTLLAAVGLGERPLT; from the coding sequence ATGCTGAGATTGCCGCAGTTCTCCGTCGAGAGCCCGACCACGCTGGACGCCGCGCTGGCCCTGCTCGCGGAGCACGCCGGACGCGCGCTGCCCATCGCCGGCGGTACGGATCTGCTCCCGAACCTCAAGCATCGCATCGCCGAGCCGGAGCTGCTGGTCTCGCTGGCGAACGTGAAGGAGCTCTACGGGATCCGCCTGGAAGACGACGGCTCGCTGGTGATCGGCGCCATGACGCCGCTCGATCAGCTAGCGAGCCACCCGGAGGTCGTGGCGCGCGCGCCGGCGCTGGCGCAGGCGGCGGGAATCGTGGCAAGCCCGCAGATCCGCCGCATGGGCACCCTGGGCGGCAACGTGATGCTCGACACGCGCTGCCGCTACATCAACCAGACGCACTTCTGGCGCCAGGCGCTGGGCTTCTGCCTGAAGAAGGACGGCAGCGTCTGCCACGTCGTGGCGGGCGGGAAGAAGTGCGTGGCCGCCGCCAGCAACGACACGGCGCCGGCGTTGATGAGCCTGGGCGGCGAGCTCCGGTTCCAGAGCGCGGCCGGCGAGCGCCGCACCAAGATCGACGAGCTCTGGAAGACCGACGGGATCTTCAACAAGCGGAGCGGGCTCGACGAGCTGCTCGTCAGCGTGCGCGTGCCCAAGCAGCACGCGGGGCACCGCGGGGCGTACGGCAAGCTGCGCGAGCGCGGCTCCTTCGACTTTCCGCAGCTCGGCATCGCCGTGCGCGTCGATCTCGACGGCGGCAGCGTCGCCGACGCGGACGTCTGCGTGGTCGCGCTCCAGGCGCGGCCGCTCCACATCAAGGACGTGGCCGCGACCCTGTCCGGCACGAAACCAGGAGAAAAGAGCTTCGCCGACGCCGTGGCCAAGGTCGCCGAGCGCGCCTACCAGCAGTGCCACCCGATGCCGAACGTCCCCGGCGATCCCGAGTACCGGCGCGAGATGGTCCCGGTGTACGTGCGGCGCACGCTGCTTGCGGCGGTGGGGCTCGGCGAGCGCCCGCTGACCTGA